The sequence GAAGTCTTTGCACCACGTAAGCCTACTTCTTCCTGTACAGTTGCAACACCGTAAACACGGTTTGGATGTTGTTCATCCTTCAACTGACGCAATACTTCGATAGCGATTGCACAACCAATGCGGTTATCCCAAGCTTTTGCCAATAATAATTTCTCATTTTTCATTTGGGTAAATTCGAAATATGGAACAACTGAATCTCCTGGTTTCACACCGAATTCCTGTGCTTCCTCTCGGCTGGATGCACCAATATCAATAAACATATCCTTAATCTCTACTGGTTTCTTACGTGCTTCCGCTGATAAAATATGCGGTGGTTTTGAACCAATAATACCTGTAACATCTCCTGTTTTAGTTAAAACCGTTACACGTTGAGCAAGCATTACCTGGCTCCACCAGCCACCTACTGTTTGAAAATAAATAAAACCTTTGTCATCGATCCGGGTAACCATGAAGCCAACTTCATCAAGGTGACCTGCTACCATTACCTTCGGCCCATTGGCATCGCCATTCTTTTCAGCGATAAGACTGCCAAGATGATCCGTATACACTTTATCAGCGTATGGACTGATCCATTTTTTCATCACTTCACGAGCCTCTTTCTCATCACCAGGTACTGATCTCGCATCCGTTAATTCCTGTAACATTTTTAATTGTTCATTCGTTGACATGTAATGACCCTCCTCTGATTAATAGCCTTGATTCTGACGCTCAAAGTTTACCTTATTCTTGTCCATATAAGCATTTTTTATATCTTCTGCCGTAAAACCTAATGCTTCTCCAAGCGTTATATATGTATTAAATACTTGATGATATACCTTGATAGAAGGTGTATCTTTGAGCGTTGAAACAGCATGATATACTTCTAGAAATAATGCCGGCAATTCATGGTCTTGTCCTTCTGGCTTGGACTCATACTGTTCCAAACCGAGTTCCAATCCTAAAGATAAAATGAAATGAATGCCATCCACATATTCTTCTAAAATCACTTGTTTATCACTTGGCGGTTTGACACTCCAATACTTAAAGCATCTTGTTTCATTCGCTAACTCACCAACTTCCACAAGCAGCGCTAAAATCTTTTTATCGAATACATTTTCGTTTTTCAATTCATGTTGTGATAAAATGTAATTATCTAACTGTTGTTGCATGTCAAAAAGTGTCTGCCAATTCATTTTATTCTCCCTTTTACATTTGGATTCATTATTATTATAGCACGATTTCATTATTTTTTTGAAACCAAAGCTATTTACATACGTATTACTAGTAAGAAGTCTTCTAAGTTAGGAGTTGGACATGATGATCGTCATTTTATTTCGCTTGTTAGTTATTATCGCAATGATTGTACTCATTTATACGGCATATCAATATCTCGTGAATCCAAAGCGCAAGCTGGAAGTTGCAGAGGAAAAGAAGGAATTCTACTTTCTGGATTTCAATGATAATATAAAAAAGAATTTCTTTATTACGTATAAAGGATTTTTATTCGAAGGGGAAAAATATCTCGGAGCGACAGAAGATGCTTTTGAAGTCATCAACATTGTGATGCATACGAAAAGCCCGGAAAAGTTAAAAGGATTTGAGCGTAAGGATATTTATTTCCTTGAAGAAGAAATTCTGATTCGATATCCTCACGCTGAGATCGAGTGGAAATATCCGATTAATAAACTTCAGCTGAAATAAACAGCTTCACGAGACCGGCTTTTCTTGAAAAAATGTATGCCATTTAATAATAACTTGCTTTTTGCGAACGAAATAAGCAAGTATTATAATGGTACAGACTAACGGTATCGCATAATATACGGATATTTCCTGTATGGTTCTCCCTAATGTAGTATAAAAAATGGCAACAGGAATAACGGTAAATAAGGTTGTGCGCAGATAAGCCGTAAAACTGACTGATTTCTGATAGATACAAAATGACATTAGGTGAAAATGTATAAATGGCAACATGCGTAACAGCATAATTTGTACGGTATTAAGGGAAAGTTGATCTCCTAGCAAGCGCTTCTCTAACTTTTTGCAACGCGCTTCTATTGCAGGTAAAAGATGAATGATCATATAGAAAATCACGCTCGAAATTACTAAACCAATAATGGAGTATATGGTACCTGCCCACAAACCGAACAACAGACCACCTGTTATACATAAGAGCAATACCGGAATAAACAATAATGGTCGTAAGATATGCATCATGATGAACAGCACCGGTGCCACAAATGCATAGCTTTCCATCACCTTTAATTGGCTAATCATTTCGATCGGTATCATGATCCTCATCTCCTTCATTGAAGTATATGACAAGAGACGAGCTGTTATGACATCAGCGTTACATAAAGTAGAGCAACACTGCGATCTGGATTGCTATGATTAGAGGCAGACCTATTACGAAAGTACGGTGCTGTGTTTTATGTCGAAACATATACATCCCAAACGTGGCTCCACAGGCCCCTCCTGCAATCGCCAATAACCATATTCTCTTCTCCGGAATCCTCCATTTGTGCTGGCGTGCCTTCTGTTTGTCCATCCACATCGTAAAAAACGCTACAAGGTTGATAATCATTAAATAAATATACAAAGCTAATTCTCCCCTCCGGTTATATCCTAACCAGGACGCCATCCTCTCACAGCATGCGACATTTGCAAAATAATATATGGTTGCTATATGCATAAGAAAAAACGGGCATAAACCACCCGGTCCTAAATGACTTCATTAATAAACAACTTCCTATAATATGGATTATGTAAACAAAGGCTGTATTGCAGAATGGTCATTTTGATATAATTTATCTGCTTAGCAAAGCTCCAGAAATAGGCTCCGCGTCCTGTGGGCACGGCTTCAGCTAGGCTGCTACTTGTAAATGCTTCTTTGCAGCCTTGTGCCGAGGAAGCTTACTTCAAAGCTATGCTTGCAGACACAGGCACAAATGAAGTGGATCTTCAGCTCGCGCTGATTCCACGGGAGTCTCCGCCTATTTCCTACGCTTGAGGGAAGTGCTACAACCAATGGAACAGCAAAAAGCAGTGGTTCTTGGTATTTTTCAATAGCTATTATATATGCATGAAATCAATATGCTAGCTCTGACAAAAATTGTAGAGTCCCAATTCTAGCGTAGGCCAACCACGTAGACTCCCGCGGGACAGGCAGGCGCTGAAGATCCACTTTGTGAAGTGTCCTTCTTCACAAAGTTAGCTTCAGCCGTGCCCCGCAGGACGCGAAGTGGTTGGCCGGAGCGGTATTCCAGCACATAAAAAATCTCAATATAGATGCTTGGCTAGTAGTGCTTAGTTTACATAATCCATATTATAGGAATTCATCTTTTCGTTCAATATGATTACTTGCTAGGACTGTACTGATATAATGAATGGTTCATTACTGGAACAAAGGCGCAAGCGCCCGTTTAGAGACGTAGCGAGTGGACCGAATCAACTGAGATAAAGGAATCACGGTGAGCTTGCGAATCGATGATGACTTATCGTAGGGCGATTTCGCGAAGTCGCCTAGTCTCTGGGCGCTGGAGCCGGACGTGGCCGTTTCTGTCAGCGAACATCATATAGCCCAAAATTTATTCTTTCTTGACCTGGCAAAAAAACGGATAGCTCCTGTTCAGAACTATCCGTCAAACTTTTCAACTTATTTTAAAGCAGATTTTGCTTGATCTGCTAATTGAGCAAATGCTTTTTCGTCGTTGATTGCTAAATCAGCTAGCATTTTACGGTTTACTTCTACACCCGCAAGTTTTAATCCGTGCATGAAACGGCTGTAAGAAAGGTCATTCAAACGTGCTGCCGCGTTAATACGAGAAATCCAAAGTTTACGGAAATCACGTTTTTTCTGACGACGGTCACGGTAAGCATACTGACCTGATTTCATTACTTGTTGTTTTGCTGTTTTAAACAACGAATGCTTAGCACCATAATAACCTTTAGCTAATTTTAATATACGTTTACGACGTTTACGTGTAACTGTTCCACCTTTAACACGTGCCATAATAATTCCCTCCTAAAATCGATCAAATCTGTTGTAGTTTTAATGTCTGTTCAAAATCTAACTTATTTCGGTAACATTTGTTTGATACGTTTGTAATCCCCTGCTGATACAAGAGCAGATTTACGTAATTTACGTTTTTGCTTTTGAGATTTGTTAGCAAATAAGTGACTAGTATAAGCGTGAGAACGTTTTACCTTCCCACTACCTGTTTTTCTCATTCTTTTAGCAGTTCCGCTGTGTGATTTCATTTTTGGCATTGTAACTCTTCCTCCTTGAAACTAGAATCTATTTAACTGTCGCCTTCTTAGCGCGTTATTATTTTTCGTTTACAGGCGCAAGCATCAAGAACATACTGCGGCCTTCCATTTTGGCTTTTTGTTCCACCGTAGAAAGGTCTTTGCATTCTTCTGCCATACGTTCTAATACTTTCTGACCTAATTCTTTATGGGTAATCGCACGCCCACGGAAGCGAATAGAGACTTTAACTTTGTCCCCTTTAGATAAGAATTTACGTGCATTACGAAGCTTCGTATTAAAGTCATGCTCTTCAATACCAGGACTAAGACGTACTTCTTTGACGTTAATGACTTTTTGTTTCTTACGAGCTTCTTTCTCTTTCTTTTGCTGCTCAAAACGGTATTTACCGTAATCCATGATCCGGCATACTGGTGGTTTTGCCTTTGGCGCAACCAATACTAGATCTAAATTTCTTGTTTGAGCAATGTCTAGCGCTTCTTGGCGAGATTTAACTCCTAATTGATCCCCATTTGAATCAATGAGACGAACCTCGCGTGCCCGAATACTCTCATTGACGTTCATATCTTTGCTAATAATCAGCCACCTCCGAAATATAATCAAAGCGTAATGAAACATGACCATTGACAAGTTAAAGATTTTCACAAAAAAAGTGTCGGTACACATACGGCACCCACACATCCTGTTATTTCATTACAATAAAGTCGGATATCATACCTGTCAACTACAATTTGTGTCAATCAGGTGAGAAGCGGGTGCTTCTACTTGTCTTTTCTGATCATATTTAATTTACCTAAACTATCTTAGCATCCATTTAGAAGTTTGTCAACAACTCGTTACATTTTTGTTCTTAAATTAGATTTTATTCTGTCAACCGGCTATTCTTTAGTTATAAAAAATGCATCCTCCTCGTCGGAAGATGCATTTTTGTTTATTTCTTACGCAACACTTTCTGCTGGATTTCATCAAGAATCAGTGATTTGAAAGCGTCAAGTTCTAAAGTTTCGGAATCTTGCTCGCCATATCGTCTTACATTCACAGCACCTGCTTCTACTTCCTTATCGCCTACAATTAAGGCGAATGGAATTTTAGCTGTTTGTGCTTCGCGGATTTTATAGCCAATTTTTTCATCTCGCTCGTCTACCTCGACACGAACACCTGCGAACCGTAATTCTTCCTCTACTTTTTTCGCATAATCAGCGTGTGCGTCCGCTGAAACAGGTATAATTCTTGCTTGGTTTGGTGCTAACCAAGTAGGGAACGCTCCTTTGTACTCTTCAATCAGGAAAGCAACAAAACGTTCCATGGTCGACACGACTCCACGGTGAATAACGACCGGACGATGTTCCTTACCATCTTCGCCGATATACGTCAGATCAAATCGTTCCGGTAAATGGAAATCTAATTGCACAGTCGACAATGTTTCGTCTTTACCGAGTGCTGTTTTCACTTGCACATCAAGCTTCGGTCCGTAGAATGCTGCTTCGCCTTCTGCTTCTACATACTCCAGATCCATTTCTTCCATTGTTTCTTTTAACAATGACTGTGCTTTTTCCCACATTTCATCGTTATCAATGTATTTCTCTGTGTCTGCCGGATCACGATAAGATAAACGGAAGTAATAATCATCGATACCGAAATCCTTATATACATTTTTGACAAGCTCTACAACACGGATAAATTCGTCTTTTAATTGGTCAGGACGTGCAAAAATATGGGCATCGTTAAGCGTCATTGCTCTTACACGCTGAAGACCTGCAAGTGCACCGGACATTTCATGGCGATGCATTGTGCCTAATTCTGCAATTCGAACAGGCAGGTTACGATAGCTGTGCAGCTCATTTTTGTACACCATCATGTGGTGAGGACAATTCATTGGACGTAAGATAAGCTCTTCATTATCCATTTCCATAGGTGGGAATATATCATCTTGATAATGATCCCAGTGTCCACTTGTTTTATATAGTTCTTTACTACCTAAAATTGGCGTATATACATGGTTGTAACCCAATCTTTCCTCTAAATCAACAATGTAACGTTCAATCGTACGGCGGATTGTAGCACCATTCGGCAACCATAACGGTAATCCTTGGCCAACTTTTTGCGAAATGGTGAAGATACCTAATTCTTTGCCTAGTTTACGATGGTCACGTTCTTTTGCTTCTTCACGTATACGCAAATAGTCATCAAGCTGGCTCTGCTTTTCGAAAGCAGTCCCATAAATACGCTGAAGCATTTTGTTATTGCTGTCACCTCTCCAGTAAGCACCAGAAATACTTAACAGCTTAAATACTTTTAGTTTACTTGTTTGTGGCACATGAACACCACGACATAAGTCAAAGAATTCTCCTTGCTCATATAACGTGACGGTTTCCCCTTCTGGAATAGCTTCTAATAATTCCAGTTTCAAATCGTCACCAATTTCTTCATAAATCGCTTTTGCTTCTTCTCTCGTAACTTCTTTGCGGACTACTTCCAGATTCTCATCCACAATACGCTTCATTTCTTTCTCGATGCGCGGTAAATC is a genomic window of Gracilibacillus salinarum containing:
- the infC gene encoding translation initiation factor IF-3; translated protein: MNVNESIRAREVRLIDSNGDQLGVKSRQEALDIAQTRNLDLVLVAPKAKPPVCRIMDYGKYRFEQQKKEKEARKKQKVINVKEVRLSPGIEEHDFNTKLRNARKFLSKGDKVKVSIRFRGRAITHKELGQKVLERMAEECKDLSTVEQKAKMEGRSMFLMLAPVNEK
- a CDS encoding M42 family metallopeptidase, producing the protein MSTNEQLKMLQELTDARSVPGDEKEAREVMKKWISPYADKVYTDHLGSLIAEKNGDANGPKVMVAGHLDEVGFMVTRIDDKGFIYFQTVGGWWSQVMLAQRVTVLTKTGDVTGIIGSKPPHILSAEARKKPVEIKDMFIDIGASSREEAQEFGVKPGDSVVPYFEFTQMKNEKLLLAKAWDNRIGCAIAIEVLRQLKDEQHPNRVYGVATVQEEVGLRGAKTSSNAIEPDIGFAVDVGIAGDTPGVSDKEADSKIGDGPQIILYDASMVSHKGLRDFVVDTAEQHNIPYQYSSMAGGGTDSGSIHVTANGVPALSITIATRYIHTHAAILHQDDFENAVKLIVEVIKKLDRNTVDTITFS
- the rpmI gene encoding 50S ribosomal protein L35 is translated as MPKMKSHSGTAKRMRKTGSGKVKRSHAYTSHLFANKSQKQKRKLRKSALVSAGDYKRIKQMLPK
- the thrS gene encoding threonine--tRNA ligase codes for the protein MDQIHITFPDGNVKSFDKGTTGEDIAASISPGLKKQALAIKLDGTFYDLRTPLATDGAIEIVTIKSDDGVEIARHSTAHLMAQAIKRLYSNVKLGVGPTIEDGFYYDIDMEVSITPEDLPRIEKEMKRIVDENLEVVRKEVTREEAKAIYEEIGDDLKLELLEAIPEGETVTLYEQGEFFDLCRGVHVPQTSKLKVFKLLSISGAYWRGDSNNKMLQRIYGTAFEKQSQLDDYLRIREEAKERDHRKLGKELGIFTISQKVGQGLPLWLPNGATIRRTIERYIVDLEERLGYNHVYTPILGSKELYKTSGHWDHYQDDIFPPMEMDNEELILRPMNCPHHMMVYKNELHSYRNLPVRIAELGTMHRHEMSGALAGLQRVRAMTLNDAHIFARPDQLKDEFIRVVELVKNVYKDFGIDDYYFRLSYRDPADTEKYIDNDEMWEKAQSLLKETMEEMDLEYVEAEGEAAFYGPKLDVQVKTALGKDETLSTVQLDFHLPERFDLTYIGEDGKEHRPVVIHRGVVSTMERFVAFLIEEYKGAFPTWLAPNQARIIPVSADAHADYAKKVEEELRFAGVRVEVDERDEKIGYKIREAQTAKIPFALIVGDKEVEAGAVNVRRYGEQDSETLELDAFKSLILDEIQQKVLRKK
- a CDS encoding DUF1294 domain-containing protein, with the translated sequence MHIATIYYFANVACCERMASWLGYNRRGELALYIYLMIINLVAFFTMWMDKQKARQHKWRIPEKRIWLLAIAGGACGATFGMYMFRHKTQHRTFVIGLPLIIAIQIAVLLYFM
- a CDS encoding dUTP diphosphatase, encoding MNWQTLFDMQQQLDNYILSQHELKNENVFDKKILALLVEVGELANETRCFKYWSVKPPSDKQVILEEYVDGIHFILSLGLELGLEQYESKPEGQDHELPALFLEVYHAVSTLKDTPSIKVYHQVFNTYITLGEALGFTAEDIKNAYMDKNKVNFERQNQGY
- a CDS encoding sigma-w pathway protein ysdB, producing MIVILFRLLVIIAMIVLIYTAYQYLVNPKRKLEVAEEKKEFYFLDFNDNIKKNFFITYKGFLFEGEKYLGATEDAFEVINIVMHTKSPEKLKGFERKDIYFLEEEILIRYPHAEIEWKYPINKLQLK
- the rplT gene encoding 50S ribosomal protein L20, which encodes MARVKGGTVTRKRRKRILKLAKGYYGAKHSLFKTAKQQVMKSGQYAYRDRRQKKRDFRKLWISRINAAARLNDLSYSRFMHGLKLAGVEVNRKMLADLAINDEKAFAQLADQAKSALK
- a CDS encoding TVP38/TMEM64 family protein, translated to MIPIEMISQLKVMESYAFVAPVLFIMMHILRPLLFIPVLLLCITGGLLFGLWAGTIYSIIGLVISSVIFYMIIHLLPAIEARCKKLEKRLLGDQLSLNTVQIMLLRMLPFIHFHLMSFCIYQKSVSFTAYLRTTLFTVIPVAIFYTTLGRTIQEISVYYAIPLVCTIIILAYFVRKKQVIIKWHTFFQEKPVS